GACGAAGCCGACGACGGCCCCGGCCGACTGATGCCCCACGAGTTCCTCGTGCTCGGCCAGGAAGATCGGGTGATCGGTCACGGCCGCGCGGACGACGACCGTCATCGCTGGTGATCTCCACCGGCGAGCTGATCGAGCGCGTGGTCGAGCACATCGGCGAGCACGCCCAAGCCGTCGCGCACCCCGCCGGGCGAACCCGGCAGGTTGACGATCAGGGTCCGTCCAGCCACGCCACACACGCCGCGGGACAACACCGACGTCGGCACCTTCGGCAAGCCCGACCGGCGGATGGCGTCGGCCAGCCCCGGGATCATGGAATCGAGCACCGCGACGGTCTGGTCGGGCGTGGTGTCGCTGGGCGAGATGCCGGTGCCGCCCGAGGTGATGATGACGTCGACGCCCTCGTCGATCGCCTTGCGCAAGGCCTCGCCGACCGGCTCACCGTCGGCGACCACCTGCGGCTCGGTGAACGAAAACCCCCGCTGTCCAAGCCATTCGGCGATGATCGGCCCGCATCGGTCGTCGTACACTCCGGTCGACGCACGGGTCGAGGCGATGATGATACGGGCGGATCGGGCGCTCATCGCCGCACCCACGTTCCGGTTTTCCCGCCTTCCTTGCGCAGCACCCGA
This genomic interval from Mycobacterium sp. SMC-2 contains the following:
- a CDS encoding molybdenum cofactor biosynthesis protein B, yielding MSARSARIIIASTRASTGVYDDRCGPIIAEWLGQRGFSFTEPQVVADGEPVGEALRKAIDEGVDVIITSGGTGISPSDTTPDQTVAVLDSMIPGLADAIRRSGLPKVPTSVLSRGVCGVAGRTLIVNLPGSPGGVRDGLGVLADVLDHALDQLAGGDHQR